The Benincasa hispida cultivar B227 chromosome 11, ASM972705v1, whole genome shotgun sequence genome has a segment encoding these proteins:
- the LOC120090702 gene encoding uncharacterized mitochondrial protein AtMg00300-like yields the protein MLDSIDCEYKGKEGYCEVLKNTKPILRGVKINGVYIVQGVQKMHSTLVVIQKQPTEGNLWHKRLPHINAKGLQALANRGILPKGIHQSLSFCEHCVTGKATRQSFVKAQHTTKAILNYVHSDL from the coding sequence ATGCTTGATTCAATTGACTGTGAATATAAAGGAAAGGAAGGCTACTGTGAAGTTTTGAAGAACACCAAGCCTATCCTTAGAGGGGTCAAGATAAATGGTGTCTATATTGTTCAAGGAGTTCAGAAAATGCATTCAACTTTGGTTGTAATTCAGAAGCAGCCTACTGAAGGAaatctttggcacaaaagacttCCACACATTAATGCCAAAGGTCTACAAGCTCTTGCTAATCGGGGAATTCTACCTAAGGGAATTCATCAAAGCCTATCCTTCTGTGAACACTGTGTGACAGGCAAGGCTACGAGGCAGAGTTTTGTAAAGGCTCAACATACAACCAAGGCCATCCTTAATTATGTGCATTCAGACCTATAG
- the LOC120089724 gene encoding uncharacterized protein LOC120089724 has product MGAGWGRWSKLAAVVAAVAILRELGKRYGWEIDKEASLKVFSQWSDRLGVWAMPAYVGIHTFTLALCLPYAVFFEATASLLFGFFPAVICVFSAKVLGASLSFWIGRLLFRKSSSAMEWAQRNKYFHLLSRGVEQDGWKFVLLARFSPIPSYVINYALAATKVGFFLDFLLPTVIGCMPMILQNTSIGSLAGAAVASASGSQKSQIWSYIFPILGIGSSILISWRIKKYSSGLKMAESSSVAGNDNVDPSKIKNSKKTQ; this is encoded by the exons ATGGGAGCTGGGTGGGGACGGTGGTCCAAATTAGCCGCTGTAGTGGCGGCGGTGGCCATTCTGAGAGAATTGGGGAAGCGATACGGATGGGAAATTGACAAAGAAGCGTCTCTCAAGGTGTTCAGCCAATGGTCTGATCGATTGGGGGTATGGGCCATGCCTGCGTATGTCGGCATCCATACCTTCACGCTTGCTCTCTGTTTGCCTTACGCCGTCTTCTTCGAAGCCACTGCTTCTTTGCTCTTCGGTTTCTTCCCTGCCGTGATTTGCGTTTTCTCTGCCAAGGTTCTTGGGGCTTCCCTCTCCTTCTGGATCGGCAG GTTACTTTTTAGGAAGTCAAGTTCAGCCATGGAGTGGGCtcagaggaataaatatttccATCTTCTTTCTAGAGGAGTAGAGCAAGATGGTTGGAAATTTGTCCTTCTTGCTCGCTTTTCACCGATTCCCTCATACGTTATAAATTATGCTCTTGCTGCAACCAAAGTTGGtttctttcttgattttcttcTGCCAACTGTAATTGGATGCATGCCAATGATACTTCAGAACACATCGATTGGCAGTCTTGCCGGTGCTGCGGTTGCTTCAGCGTCGGGCTCTCAGAAATCTCAGATATGGTCATACATTTTCCCCATACTTGGTATCGGGTCAAGCATTCTAATTTCCTGGAGGATTAAGAAGTACTCTAGTGGACTCAAAATGGCCGAAAGTTCTAGTGTTGCAGGGAATGATAATGTTGACCCATCCAAAATCAAGAATTCTAAGAAAACTCAATAA